From the bacterium genome, the window GCAGCGCAATTACTACGAACACATCATCCGTAATGATACCGAATTGGGCTACATCCGGGAATACATCGCAACCAATCCCGCCCGTTGGGCGGAGGACAGGGAAAACCCGGATGGCAAAACAAAAACACAGCAACAGCAACGGTAAATGACACATAATAACGATACATCAGGGAGAAAAATATATGCATGTTGACCGGTTCATCGTCGGACCGCTGGAAACCAACTGTTACCTCATCCGGTGCGGAAAGACAGGAGAATCCGTGCTTGTCGATCCGGGCGGCATTTCAAGCGAGCTTATCGCCTCGGTGCGGGGCACGAAGCTCAGCGCTGTCATCCTGACCCACGGCCATTTCGACCATATCGGTGGTTTGAAAAAAATCGTCGAGCTGACCGGCGCACCTGTGCTCATCCACGAGCTCGATGCACCGATGCTCCTCGATCCGTTCGAGAACGGCTCGTTCATGATCGGGGTTCAGGTCAAGACGGTCGAGGCATCCTCACTGATCGCCGACGGCGATACCGTTCCATGCGGATCTTCGTCACTCCGGGTTTTCCACACGCCGGGACATACGGAGGGGAGTGTTTCGTTTGCGGCGGACGGCGAGTTCATCATTTCCGGCGACACTCTTTTCAGGCTTTCGGTGGGAAGATGGGACCTGCCCGGAGGAAGCCATTCACAACTCATGGAGAGTCTCCGCACGGTTTATTCTCCTCTGCCCGATCCGATTGCGGTCTTCCCCGGGCATGGTGAATCGACTACCATGGGATACGAAAAGCGGTATAACCAGTTTATGGCGGATTTCGACAATGCCTGACTCTTTCTCTGTCACCGAATACCTCACCTACCTCGAAGTGGAGCTCGGCCTGAGCGCGAACACGCTCGAAGCATATCTGCACAATGTCAATCGCTATATTTCCTTCCTAGCAGCACGGGGAACGGGAAATCCCAATGCGGTCGACAAACAGACCGTGCTCGAGTTCATCGATCACCTCAAATCGCTCGGTTTATCGCTCAACAGCATTGCCCGCAATTTTTCCGCTGTCCGCTCATACCATCTCTTCCTGTACCGCGAGCATCTCGCGAAAGGAAATCCGACCGAAACCGTGGAACTCCTGACCATCCACCGTAACCTGCCCGATGTTCTGAGCGTCGATGAGGTCATACGGCTTATCGAGATACCCGACATGGCAGAACCGCTCGGCCTCCGCGACCGGGCGATGCTCGAATTCGCCTACGCCACCGGAGTCAGGGTTTCGGAGCTCATAAACATGACCCTCCAGAATATCCTGTTCGACGAAAATCTCGTTCGCATAACCGGGAAGGGCTCGAAGGAACGTATCGTTCCCCTCGGAGAAACCGCCAAGGCGAAAATATTGGAGTATATGAACCATGTACGGCCTTCGCTGGCGGAAAAAAGGGGATCGAAAGATGTGCTATTTCTGAACAGCCGCGGAAAACCTCTTTCGCGGATGGGATTCTGGAAAATTCTGAGAAAATACGTCATTCTCGCAGGCATCACGAAGCACACGAGCCCGCACACTCTCCGCCACTCGTTTGCGACCCATCTCCTCGAAGGCGGAGCCAATATCCGGGTCGTGCAGGAACTCCTCGGGCATTCGAGCATTTCCACAACCGAAATTTACACTCATGTCGACCGCGAATACCTGAAAGAAGTACATCGCAGCTTCCACCCGCGCGCCTGAAAACTACGATTCCTTTCATATTTCACAAATCTACAATCACTGCATAATCAATAATTATTGCTGCACGACAAAAAAACCGCCGGATTTTTAAAGTTTTTCTGAAAATAAAAACTTGACATATCACATTCTGAATAATGATAATAGAAGTATATGCAACTGTTACAGAAACAACGGAATAATTCTACAAGAAGGGAGCAGTTCATGGTTCATGTAAAGGTTAAAATTTTTTTGTATGCCGTTCTGACATTATTCCTGATCGTTTTCGTATCCGGAATCAGCGCGCAGAACCGCACCGAGGCTGACCGAAAAGCCGAAGCCGATCAATTTGATAAACAACATCTCCGGTATTCCACCGGCATGGTGACCGATACCGCAAAAGAATTCATTACAATCCCTGAGGGATATCCCGGAAAACGTGATTTCGAACTTGCCAAAACCCCTCCGACAGTCGATTTCGCACCGGTCAGAGGGCTCAATCCCGAATTTTTCCCCGATGACAACAAAGGTCTCTGGTCACAGTGGGGCGAGGTGACCACCGGTCCCAACGGCTGCTATTACATGGCCAGCGGAGATCATCGCTCGAAAGATTCTCATGTTATCATAGTCGAATACGACCCCGTGAAAAAAGACCAGCGGATTGTCGTCAATGTCGGAAAAGTTTGCGGATGGAAACCGGGACTTCATACCGACGGCAAAATCCACGGCCGTATGGACATCATGCAGGACGGCACGCTTGTCGGCGCGACATGGCTCGGCCGCGATGTGAGACCCGATGATATCGAGCACGGCTGGCTCGGCGGGTACCTTCTCACCTACAACGTGTTTACCGGGGTTGCCGAATCACATGGCATTCCGATGCTCAATTACAGCTGGCACTACCATGTCACCGACCGTCAAACAGGGGTTTTCATGGCAGTTGGCGACGGTTTCTCGAAGGGAACGGCATTTCTCGCGTATGATGTGAGACACCGCAAGATACTGTTTGCCGGTATACCTCCAGACTCCATATCGCTCAACCTCAGGTCGACACTCCTCGATGAAAGCACCGGTCTTTTATATTCCACCGACAACAACCGGAACCACACATTCGTATGCTACGACCAGCGGACAAACCGTTTCAGACACCTTGCCTGCACAACACCCGTCAATCCCGCCACAGGCAAAAACTACAATCTGCGGGCTTATACGGAATACCGGACACCCGATAATATTTTTTACTGTATCGATCAGGTCGGTACGATGTTCAAGTTTTTCCCCGAAGAGGAGCGGACTGAATACATGGACATCAACTGGAACGACGGCGTATATACCACTTCCATGGCAATAAGCCCGAAATTCAAGTATCTCTACTATGTTCCCGGCTCGCACGGCGGCACGATGGACCTTGGCACACCGATTGTCCAGTACGACCTGGAAAAAAAGCAGAAAAAAGCCATCGCGTTTCTCGGTCCTTATTATCACAGCAAGTACGGTTATGCAACAACGGGAACATACGGTATCGAGCTCAGCAGCGACGGGTCATACCTTGTAATCTCGATGAACGGCGGTTTCGGGCCGGACCCGAAGAAGTCGCGATTCGAGCATACGGCCATTTTCGTCGTTCACATTCCCGAATCCGAACGCCGCGAATAATAACTCAACGGAATCAGGCGTATTGTATGCAGAAAGGGCGGAACACAACCGCCCTTTTGCGTTTATTGAATGCAGATATTCATGGATTTGGCGGATTGACACGGATTACACCGATGTGCGAGGACACTATCATTCCGATGTAGACTATCGATGTTATACAACATCTGGACAGTTTCATCACGGTGTTTATAAATATACTCACGTGTGTTTCGCAGGATTTTTTTTCATGGTCTCCTCGATCATATCCTTCATTTTAATCACGGTATTGGTCTTGAGAATGTAATTCTTCGCCCCGAGTCCGATACACTCTTTGACCATCTCGGAATCGGCGGTCGAGGTCATTATGATAACGCAGGCATCGGGGAATTCACCGATAATATCACGCAACACCTCATCACCGTTTTTCCCGGGCATGAATATATCCAGGAGCAGAAGATCGGGTTTTATTGTTTTATAGAGGCTGGCAGCCTCGTTTCCGTCCACCGCCTCACCGACGACCCTGTGCCCGATTGAAAGTACGATACGCTTCATAAGAGCCCGGGTGGTTGCTTCATCATCAGCAATAATCACCCGCCTGTTCAGCAGTTCCATACCATCACTCCAGCGGAACAGTGAAACTGAATGTCGATCCCTGACCGGGCATGCTCCGGACTGAAACCGTTCCATGGTGGGCTTCTACAATCTTTTTGACAATGGCCAATCCCAGGCCGGTGCTCTTTTCCCCGCCGGTCGGACGAGAGCTCAATCTCTGGAATTCACCGAACAGCCTGGCCTGTTCCTCTTCGGATATTCCCGGCCCTTCATCACGAATACCAACCTTTGCCGTCATCCCCTCGCGCTCAAGAGAAACATGAATGTTCGAACCGGGAGGAGAATACTTCACCGCATTACTGAAAAGATTGTCGATCACCTGACCTATCCGCTCCTGGTCGGCCTGGCATTCGGGCACATCCTCAAACGAGGTGTGTATATGCATGCTTTTCTTTTGAGCGACGATAGTCAGAATCCTGATTCGCTCCTCAATCACGCTCCGAAGAGAAACACGCCCGAACCGGAGCCGCAGTTTCCCGCTCTCTATCGCGGCGACATCGAGAAGATCGTTGACAAGACCAAGCATGTTTTCACTGGCGGAATACATGATCGTGATCATCTCTATCTGATCCGCTGTCAGTGATTCCTCATCTTCGAGGAGCAGTTCACAGAATCCGCGGATCGAAGCGAGCGGATTCCTCAGGTCATGCGCCGCTATTCCCAAAAACTTGTTCTTCAGCTGGTTAAGCTCCACGAGCTGCCGTTCAAGCGAGGCATAACTCATGACGAGTTTCATGAGAAGGTCCGTCTGGATATTACGGTCGTTCTCAGCCGCATGGTATCCCAGAAGTTCGGTCAGTAAAGTATCGGAATGGCGTGTTATCGTCTCTTTGACCTGATAATGCTCCCGGGCGAGGTCTTCAATGTCCATGATTCACAGCTTTCTAAAAAATATTTTCCATGAAAAAAGTTCTTCATCAATCGGATATTATTCCATCGATGCCTATCTTTTTACAGGCAAATAATCGTTCCGAAATCACTGCAATATCTTCTTTTTTTGTAATAATACTGCCATGCTGGGGAGCAATAATGGCATATGGGATTTTTCCCATCTGTCTGAGCGCATACCGTAATGCTTTAACAGAGGTCATAATGATCTCATGAAATTTGAGAATATCAGGCAAGGGGCAGTATGATTTGCTTTTCGAGCAGTTGTAGTCATGACATGACTGACACTCATCTCCGAGAATGAGATTCAAATCCCATTGTTCCGCATAACTTCCGAAGAGATCGCTCGAAAAAAGAATACCTGTTTTTTCATCAAACGTTACGAAACTTCCCGCCGAATGAGCATAGGGAGTTTTTACGAATGAGAGCTTTCTCCCCGAGGCAAATGTATATGAATTCCCGACATCATCGAGAGTTAAAAGGGGCGAAGAAACCGAATAATGCCGGATGAAAATATTATTTTCCTTGTCGGAGATGATTTTAAGATCATCCCTCCCGATAATATCCTCAAAATTGGAAATACTGCCGCATAAATCGGGATCATAATGCTGGTAAATGAGGGCGGATATCGATGAGGGTACTATACCCGCCTGAAGTATCTTCATCATGACCGTCGGAAAATCCGGGCGGCTGCCGCCATCGATCACTACTGCCTCATCACCATCGACGATCAGATACGGATTGCAGTGCAGCCCCGATTCCTTATCGTAATAGCCGACCCAGTAGACATCTTCCGCAATTTTAACCGGACGGTTGTAATTCAGATTGATATTCGAGATATCCGTCATGACTGGCTCCGGAATTTATATGTTATATTTCGCTGATAATGGTTTCTCTTCTTTGTAAATGTATTCCGTCCTGTTCAATATTTTCCGATTATCCAGTTAAGTCAACTAACATCATTAATCCCCCTCGGCTTCGCCGTATCCCCCTTATCAAACAAAGGGGGATGAAAGTGCCCCCAAAGCCGCTCCCCCCTTAACAAGGGGGGATGCCACAGGCAGGGGGGATCACATACTATCGGAAAAAATTATCGATTCTTATTTAAAAAGTTTTTTTGCTTATCAAACTGGATAACCGGATAATATTTTTTCTAATCCTGCCATCAATATATAACAAATTTAACTTTTTAGTATTTTTTTTCATTCGTATAAAGTTTCAATAGCAATGAAAAGTGTAAAGACTTTCCATTTCATATTCCCGGCTTGCTGCACAAATTTAAAAAACACATGAATACATACAGTATTTGTATTACATTACTGAAAATGAAACGACACTGAAACGGTCACGGTTATGAAACAGGAAAACCTCAGATACATCCGAACATGGTTTGACAGCTATATCAATGCATTTAACGACGGGACCCCGAATACAGCATTAATAATTCTCTCCAAGCGGGAACATATCCTTTCCGTCATGGCCAACTGCCGTGTCATCGCCGGTGAACTCGGATGGTCCGGTCATGAGTGCGATATTGCCGAAATGGCGGGTCTGCTTCATGATATCGGTCGTTTTTCGCAGTATGCCGAGTATGGGACATTCATCGACAGCGATTCCATCAATCACGGAGAACGCGGTTATGAGGTCGTTTCCGGGGCGGGCATTCTCGATAACCTCAAACAGGGATATCGTCGTATAATTCTCGATGTGATACGATACCACAACAACAAGAAATTCTCAAATATTGCCGATCCTGGCAGCCACCCGTTCATCAGACTCGTTCGTGACTGCGACCGGCTCGATAAATTCAGGGTCGTTGGCGAATCAATTCGCAACCGTTCCCGTGAAAGCGGTTCCGGAACTCCGCTAACGATGGAAAAAGACGGCCCGGTAAACCCGGTCATACCCGAAAAAATCCGCCGGAAAGAAACCGTTTCAAAAAAGGATATCCACTCGCAGCTCGACTATTACCTGTTTCAACTGTCATATGCTTTTGACATCGATTACCGGGCGACATATCGACACATGCTCGACGGGGGTATACTCGATCTCCTGATGAATGCCGTTCCCCGGGAGCAGAACATTATCGATGCGCTGGAACTCATATCGGAGTATCTCCATAATCAGTCCGGAGACAAGAAGCATCGGTGATCTTTGGATTTATCATCGGGTACAAAAAATCATAGATCATATATTATCAATATATTACATGCTGTTCCTGTTTGTTTAATAGAATAACCACTAACTTTTTTACCGTGATTTCTTATGCATATACCAGAGCTTCTTGCACCCGCAGGATCCATCGAGGCATTCCGGGCAGGTTTTAATGCCGGCGCCGATGCCTTTTATCTGGGTTACGGTGATTTCAACGCCCGCAGGCGAGCGAAAAATTTCACCGACGATGAAGTCCGTCTTGCAGTCGATCTGGCGCATCAGCATGGCAAAAAAATCTATATAACCCTCAATACCCTCGTCTTCGACCATGAGATTGAACACCTTGCCGGTGTGTTTGAACACATCAGGGAAATTCGCGCCGATGCGGTGATTGTCCAGGACTGGGGAGTCATCGCGCTGCTCAGGAAATTCTATCCCGAAATACCAATCCATGCTTCGACCCAGATGTTCTGCCATAACTCGTTCCATGCGGAATTTCTCAGGGATCGGGGAATCACACGGATCATTCTGCCGCGGGAACTGAAAATCGACGAAATCAGGAGTATAATGGAACGGGTTCCCCTCGAATACGAGATATTCATCCACGGCGCCATGTGTTTTTCATTTTCGGGATGCTGCCTGTTTTCCTCGTATCGTCACGGCGAATCGGCAAACCGCGGAAGATGCAGGCAGATGTGCCGTTTCCCCTTCGATGACGGTAAAGGAACGGCGTATCCGTTTTCGATGAAAGACCTCGATTCCCTCGGCCATATGCGCGAACTCCTCGATCTGGGAGTGGCAGCATTCAAGATCGAGGGCCGGTTGAAAAACGCCTCGTATGTCGGGGAAACAGTGTCCGCATACCGCGCTTTGATCGATGCCTTTCGTGACGGTGCGTCCCTGTCGCCGGATATTCCCCGTCTGACAAAACAGCGTCGATCCGAAGCGGGATACCTGCTCACCGGCCCCGATTACGGGAAGCTCGTTGACAAAACCAATCCCGGAACATCGGGTGAGGTGTCCGGCGAAGTGCTGTCGATACATGAACAGAAAATAAGGATCATGTTTTATTCAAAGCCGCTGAAAGGATTGAAGCTCCGCATCCAGGACAGTGCCGGGAAAAATTTGTATACCGGGACGCTTCTCGACTTCAGCCGGGAAAAAAGCTCGCGGGACGGCAATGTGTTTGTATGGAATATCCGCGATCACATCCGCACATCGGGATTCAAACCTCCCTTTCTGGTATATGTCACAGGGAAAAGCACACCGGGGAATGTCTACCGTGAAATGAAAAAAATGGTCGATGAACAGATGACGTTCGAGCCTCTGGCGCTCGAAATCGACTGCAACGCGGACAGGATTGAAATCACAGCACATTTTGAAACTTTTACCGGTGATTTCACCGAACGGTATGCTATAACGACATCACAGGCGCAATCACATCCTCTTACAGGCGCTCAGGTCGAACGTATTTTTTCACAAACGGATCGTTATCCTTTCCGGATTGCCTCGATCAACTGCCATGTCGATGATGAGAATCTCTTCTGCCCCGTACATTCACTGAAATCGGCGCGGAGGTCTTTTTACCGGGATATATACGATTTCTACAACAATATCAAAAACCGTGAAAGAGACCGGCGCATTTCGGCGCTCATGGAGTACGTTCATTCCATCGGACACGAACATATATCCGAACAAAAACAGATGACCTTCCGTTATGCAAATTCGCCACTCATCGGCGGTTCGGCGGCCACCGCCGATTTTACCGTCCACCGGGCGGAATCCGGTCAAATCCCTGATGTATCGCCATCGCAGAATGTGATGCTTCTCCTTCCCCTTTTCACACCGGAGAAGAAACTCCATGACTGGGAAAACTGGATCGGAAAACTCATTACGCACGGATACACTCGTTTTATGGCGCCGACATACGGATGGCTCGTGCTGATGGAAAGATACCCCGTGGCTGAATGGATCGCCGGGCCATTTCTCTATCTGGTCAATTCATGTGCGGTCGATTATTTCAAGCAAAGTAAAATAAGATATTTTACCCTGTCTCCCGATTTGAATCCCGATGACATGGGCGCAGTCGCACAGTCAGGAAACCGTCTTATCGCTCTCAATTCCCCCCGAGAGGTTTTCGCAACCCGTTTATCCGTACCGGACAATGTATACCGTTTACACGGAACATCCTGCCGACCGGTGAAATATGCTGATTACACCGTAATCGAAGAATGCCGAAAGAGCTGATTATAATAATGTACACTTTCCGTTTCAAAACAGCATCTATAACTGTGACAAGCATTTAATATAATTTTCTTCCTCTTTCTTCCTCTCGTCAATCGCGTTTAAACGTTCGGTGAACCAGATATAAGCCATCATACCGTGAAATTTATTTCGTCCATCGTATTGTCGATAATATTGGATTTGTGTCTACTTTAATAGACATACAGAATAATACTATCCCCATTCGAGTCCCGATTATTAATCTGCCATGCAACACCTATCACTTTTATTATCAATATATTGTGTCAAATTTATTATTTTTGGCACAAATTTTGTTCACTTCTACACTTCAGGATAATACTTCGATGTTTAATTTTAAACACACAAGAAGAGTAATTATCATGAAAATTTTGTTCTACAGTAAAAATGACAACCAGTTCTGCAGAAAATTCTGCGAGATGGTCGAATCGGTTATTCCCGACTGCGATAAAGAAGTGTACCGAAGCATCGAATCGCTTCAGAACAGTCTTTGCAGACCATTGTATTATGACACGGCTATCGGTGTATTTTTTATAACCGATCATCATGAGCTCTCGGAGATTATGGAACTTCAAGCGCTCTTTCGCAATATCCGTCTTATCGTTTTACTTCCCGACCGACAAAAAGAAACTATAACAAAGGGACACACACTTCACCCTCGATTTTTGAGTTTTGTCGATAATAATCACTCGGAGATTCTGGCGATCCTCGAAAAAATGACCGGAAAAGATTATACGGAAAAATCCGAACACAGATGAGCGTATAATATCGCGAAATATCTATTCTTATTTTGAGCATATGTACCCGAGAATACGGTGACAGGATATTACCGGTGCATGCATTAACGATTAAAACAGAACATGTTCATGGTTCCGGCCGGACCTGAACAAAATGAACGGCAGCGAGGAATAACAGTTACCTGTTTATCATGAGAATTTTCGAAATAATGGTTTTGCAGTTATTGAGAAAATGGTCATGACGGACTTAAAATCTTTTAAAAAGGAGCGGTACGATGTTCAAGAACATGAAGCTGGCGACAAAAATCGGATGCGGATTCGGAATATTGATTGTGATAGCAGCGATCATGGGATACACGGGATGGAGCAGCCTGAGAACCGTGCGATACAATGTCGAGATTGGTAATGGCGCCGGCCAGATGGTGACTCAATCCCTGAAAGGCCGTCAGCACGAGAAGAATTTTATTATGAGGAAGGACAAAACATATCTCGAAGAAGCAAAAAAACTCATCGATGAATTTCATGTGCAGACAGCCGAAACCACAAGTAAGCTCAAGGACGAAAAGGATCGTGAAACCGTCCGTCAGATCGATGGTCTCGCCGAAACATGGTTTAAAGAACTGACTGAGTACGGTGTAATCGAGGGGCAGAAGACCGATGCCGAGGAAGTAATGGTCGAGCAGGCTCGTTCCGCGATTGCCGAGATCGACAAGATGCGCGCAGATCAGCTGAAAAAGCTTGTTAACGAACTGGCAGGCCAGAAGTCATCTGCCGGAGTGAAGGATCGAGTTGATAAAGCCGAAGACGCCAGTCATCTCGCAATTCTTATTCTCGAAGCCCGTCGTCAGGAGAAGAACTTCATAATCCGCGGAGACCGTCAGTCGATCGATACGGTTAATAAGGCGGTTGTTGATATCGTTACGTTGTGTGAAGACCTCAAGCTGCGATTCAAGGATGAGGCTAATGACCAGCAGGCCGATAATGTCATTAAGTCCACAGAGATGTATAAAAAAGCTTTTGAAACCTATGTGACGTATATCGATGCGCAGAAAAAGAAGGAAGAAAACATGCTTGCGGCGGCGCGCAGCCTTCAGGAGAAAGCTACCGGACTTCGCGATGAACAGAGTAATAAGATGAATTCGGCCATGGCCGGGGCGAATATGCTGATGATCGGGCTGGCGCTCGGTGGAATAATTATCGGAATCTTACTCGCATTCGTGATCACGAAGAGTATCGTGAAACCGATCAACGCAATAATCGAGGGATTGAGTTCGGGCGCCGAACAGGTGGCGGCTGCATCGAACGAGGTTTCATCGTCCAGCCAGTCGATGGCGGAAGGAGCAAGTGAGCAGGCATCGAGTCTCGAAGAGATATCTTCATCTCTCGAGGAAATGACCTCGATGACCCGTCAGAACGCCCAGAACGCATGTCAGGCCGATACGCTTGCGGGAGAAGCACAAAATTCTGCGGGTAAGGGCGCGGAGACAATGACCCGGATGACCGAAGCAATCGACCGGATAAAGTCATCCTCGGACGAAACGGCCAAGATTATCAAAACAATCGACGAAATCGCGTTCCAGACCAATCTTCTTGCCCTTAATGCCGCGGTGGAAGCCGCCCGCGCCGGCGAGGCTGGCATGGGATTCGCCGTGGTTGCCGAAGAAGTGCGTAATCTTGCACAGCGGAGCGCAGAAGCCGCCAAGACAACATCGGCGCTTATCGAGGAATCCCAGTCGAACGCCTGTGACGGTGTCATAGTGACAAAAGAGGTGGCCAATATTCTTTCCGAAATATCGCGGATTGTACAGAAGGTTAAACAGCTTATCAACGAAGTTTCGACAGCGAGCAACGAACAGACACAGGGTATAACACAGATCAATACCGCTATAACTCAGATGGATCAGGTGACCCAGACAGCTGCGGCCAGCGCAGAAGAATCCGCCTCGGCAAGCGAAGAGCTGTCTTCCCAGGCATCGGAGCTCAACACCATGGTCGATGTTCTCATAGCCATTGTGGGCAGCAGGAACGGAACAGGACCTTCCAAAAAGCTCCCGGAGAGGAAAAAGGTCAAAGCCCTTTCAAACGGACATAAAAAACCGATAAAAACTCACACACCGGAGAAGGTTCAACAACACCACAATCACACGGCGACAGTTATCAAGCCCGAAGATGTGATTCCGCTGGAGAGTGAAGAGTTCGAGGAGTTTTAATATCACAACCAGGAGGTTCAGGTTAGGGAGGGGTCATATGCTGTTTCCAGCAATGTGCCCCTCCTGAGGGATTATCGCGAAATTTTAATTCAGCTTCTTTGCCTTCACTCATACCCTTTCCTATCTCAGGAGAAGCGGCAATGAACAGATACCTTATCGTGCCGGTTGTGGCAAGCGCTCTTCTGCTGATACACGGGATTTGCGGCGCTCAGACACAGAATCTTGACGATGTCATGACACTTATAAAAAGTGTCGAGGAAAAGATTCAGGCACTCGACGAACAGCAGAAACAGAGCGTACCATCCAAAATCGCGCAGCTCGAACAGCAGATAGAACAGATCAGAAACACCACCCGCACCGACACCGAATCAATCAATGGCATCGCAACGGAAATACGAACATTGATGGCAGAACTACGCAACAACATGAATCAGCCGCAAAAAC encodes:
- a CDS encoding MBL fold metallo-hydrolase — encoded protein: MHVDRFIVGPLETNCYLIRCGKTGESVLVDPGGISSELIASVRGTKLSAVILTHGHFDHIGGLKKIVELTGAPVLIHELDAPMLLDPFENGSFMIGVQVKTVEASSLIADGDTVPCGSSSLRVFHTPGHTEGSVSFAADGEFIISGDTLFRLSVGRWDLPGGSHSQLMESLRTVYSPLPDPIAVFPGHGESTTMGYEKRYNQFMADFDNA
- the xerD gene encoding site-specific tyrosine recombinase XerD; the encoded protein is MPDSFSVTEYLTYLEVELGLSANTLEAYLHNVNRYISFLAARGTGNPNAVDKQTVLEFIDHLKSLGLSLNSIARNFSAVRSYHLFLYREHLAKGNPTETVELLTIHRNLPDVLSVDEVIRLIEIPDMAEPLGLRDRAMLEFAYATGVRVSELINMTLQNILFDENLVRITGKGSKERIVPLGETAKAKILEYMNHVRPSLAEKRGSKDVLFLNSRGKPLSRMGFWKILRKYVILAGITKHTSPHTLRHSFATHLLEGGANIRVVQELLGHSSISTTEIYTHVDREYLKEVHRSFHPRA
- a CDS encoding response regulator, which encodes MELLNRRVIIADDEATTRALMKRIVLSIGHRVVGEAVDGNEAASLYKTIKPDLLLLDIFMPGKNGDEVLRDIIGEFPDACVIIMTSTADSEMVKECIGLGAKNYILKTNTVIKMKDMIEETMKKNPAKHT
- a CDS encoding HAMP domain-containing histidine kinase, with amino-acid sequence MDIEDLAREHYQVKETITRHSDTLLTELLGYHAAENDRNIQTDLLMKLVMSYASLERQLVELNQLKNKFLGIAAHDLRNPLASIRGFCELLLEDEESLTADQIEMITIMYSASENMLGLVNDLLDVAAIESGKLRLRFGRVSLRSVIEERIRILTIVAQKKSMHIHTSFEDVPECQADQERIGQVIDNLFSNAVKYSPPGSNIHVSLEREGMTAKVGIRDEGPGISEEEQARLFGEFQRLSSRPTGGEKSTGLGLAIVKKIVEAHHGTVSVRSMPGQGSTFSFTVPLE
- a CDS encoding MBL fold metallo-hydrolase, which encodes MTDISNINLNYNRPVKIAEDVYWVGYYDKESGLHCNPYLIVDGDEAVVIDGGSRPDFPTVMMKILQAGIVPSSISALIYQHYDPDLCGSISNFEDIIGRDDLKIISDKENNIFIRHYSVSSPLLTLDDVGNSYTFASGRKLSFVKTPYAHSAGSFVTFDEKTGILFSSDLFGSYAEQWDLNLILGDECQSCHDYNCSKSKSYCPLPDILKFHEIIMTSVKALRYALRQMGKIPYAIIAPQHGSIITKKEDIAVISERLFACKKIGIDGIISD
- a CDS encoding HD domain-containing protein, with the protein product MKQENLRYIRTWFDSYINAFNDGTPNTALIILSKREHILSVMANCRVIAGELGWSGHECDIAEMAGLLHDIGRFSQYAEYGTFIDSDSINHGERGYEVVSGAGILDNLKQGYRRIILDVIRYHNNKKFSNIADPGSHPFIRLVRDCDRLDKFRVVGESIRNRSRESGSGTPLTMEKDGPVNPVIPEKIRRKETVSKKDIHSQLDYYLFQLSYAFDIDYRATYRHMLDGGILDLLMNAVPREQNIIDALELISEYLHNQSGDKKHR
- a CDS encoding U32 family peptidase, whose product is MHIPELLAPAGSIEAFRAGFNAGADAFYLGYGDFNARRRAKNFTDDEVRLAVDLAHQHGKKIYITLNTLVFDHEIEHLAGVFEHIREIRADAVIVQDWGVIALLRKFYPEIPIHASTQMFCHNSFHAEFLRDRGITRIILPRELKIDEIRSIMERVPLEYEIFIHGAMCFSFSGCCLFSSYRHGESANRGRCRQMCRFPFDDGKGTAYPFSMKDLDSLGHMRELLDLGVAAFKIEGRLKNASYVGETVSAYRALIDAFRDGASLSPDIPRLTKQRRSEAGYLLTGPDYGKLVDKTNPGTSGEVSGEVLSIHEQKIRIMFYSKPLKGLKLRIQDSAGKNLYTGTLLDFSREKSSRDGNVFVWNIRDHIRTSGFKPPFLVYVTGKSTPGNVYREMKKMVDEQMTFEPLALEIDCNADRIEITAHFETFTGDFTERYAITTSQAQSHPLTGAQVERIFSQTDRYPFRIASINCHVDDENLFCPVHSLKSARRSFYRDIYDFYNNIKNRERDRRISALMEYVHSIGHEHISEQKQMTFRYANSPLIGGSAATADFTVHRAESGQIPDVSPSQNVMLLLPLFTPEKKLHDWENWIGKLITHGYTRFMAPTYGWLVLMERYPVAEWIAGPFLYLVNSCAVDYFKQSKIRYFTLSPDLNPDDMGAVAQSGNRLIALNSPREVFATRLSVPDNVYRLHGTSCRPVKYADYTVIEECRKS
- a CDS encoding methyl-accepting chemotaxis protein, with the protein product MFKNMKLATKIGCGFGILIVIAAIMGYTGWSSLRTVRYNVEIGNGAGQMVTQSLKGRQHEKNFIMRKDKTYLEEAKKLIDEFHVQTAETTSKLKDEKDRETVRQIDGLAETWFKELTEYGVIEGQKTDAEEVMVEQARSAIAEIDKMRADQLKKLVNELAGQKSSAGVKDRVDKAEDASHLAILILEARRQEKNFIIRGDRQSIDTVNKAVVDIVTLCEDLKLRFKDEANDQQADNVIKSTEMYKKAFETYVTYIDAQKKKEENMLAAARSLQEKATGLRDEQSNKMNSAMAGANMLMIGLALGGIIIGILLAFVITKSIVKPINAIIEGLSSGAEQVAAASNEVSSSSQSMAEGASEQASSLEEISSSLEEMTSMTRQNAQNACQADTLAGEAQNSAGKGAETMTRMTEAIDRIKSSSDETAKIIKTIDEIAFQTNLLALNAAVEAARAGEAGMGFAVVAEEVRNLAQRSAEAAKTTSALIEESQSNACDGVIVTKEVANILSEISRIVQKVKQLINEVSTASNEQTQGITQINTAITQMDQVTQTAAASAEESASASEELSSQASELNTMVDVLIAIVGSRNGTGPSKKLPERKKVKALSNGHKKPIKTHTPEKVQQHHNHTATVIKPEDVIPLESEEFEEF